The Heptranchias perlo isolate sHepPer1 chromosome 3, sHepPer1.hap1, whole genome shotgun sequence region aagagggAAGAGTAATGTGGGGTCAGGACCGAGACACAGGAGGCTTGGGAGGAGGTGACAGCACATTGGAGTACAAATGTTTTAAATATATCTAAATTCACGTTATCTTCCCTGAGgtccagtgcccaaaactgaacgcagtgctccagacggttctgtacaactgaagcatcacttcctcacttttgaattccacccctttgagataaaggccaacattcactagcttttagtgatgtgtacctAAATCCCTGCTCTCATAGAATCAATAATGGTTACactacagaaggaggtcatttggcccatgctggctctttgtaagagcaatcgaattcgtcccattcccctactctttccctgtagccctggaaattttttcccttcaagtatccgattcatttttgaaagccacgacaatctgtttccaccaccctttcaggcagtacattccagatcataactactcactgcgtaaaaaagtttttcgctctgccaaaactgctcactattccagaatcattctggaatgcaaagataaccccggctTCTTTTTGCCACTACAAagtatcttcttaaacccctctgccctgctctctccaccctcacctgCAACAAAACATACGAGGAGCTCatcgacttctttgtcactaagattgagaccatccgttcagctgcctctgctgctttcctcccttcccctagcccactaaGCCAAACTTCACTTAAGGatccccccctgccctagccctgaactcgcatctttctctagtttctctcctacctcccaTCATGCCCTtgccgagctcatcttgaccatgagacccacctcctgctcccttagcCCATTTCCCACCAAATTGTtggccacccaacttcccttcttggcccccatattagctgatagtgttaacagttccctctcctcaggtactgtccccctcccattCAAATTTTTTGTCACCAACCCCCTCAAAAAAACACCctagacccctctgtccttgcaaaccaccgccccatctccaacctccctttcctctccaaagtccttgaacgtgttgtcgccgcccaaatctgtgcccatctttcccgcaactccatgtttgaatccctccaatcaggtttctgtccctgccacagtactgaaacaacccttatcaaagtcacaaatgacatcctgtgtgactgtggtaaactgtcCCGccttatccttctcgacctgtctgcagcctttgacacacttgatcactccatcctctcctctgttgtccagcttggtgggactgcactcacctggttccattcttatctatccagtcatagccagagaatcacccgcaatggcttctcttcccgctcccacaccgttacctctggagtcccccaaggatctatccttggccccctcctatttctcatctacatgctactcctcggcaacatcatctaaacacatcagattccacatgtacgccgatgacacccagctctacctcaccaccacctctcccgacccctccactgtctctcatttgtcacactgcttgtccaatatccagtactggatgagcaaaaatttcctctgactaaatattgggaagaccaaagccactgtctttgcggcagggaccaaattccgttccttagccactgactccatccctctcccaggccactgtctgaggctgaaccagacctttcgcaaccttgacgtccgatttgaccgagatgagcttcGGACCACATATCcaccccatcaccaagaccgccaacttccacctccattcctgcccttgcctcagctcatccgctgctgaaccTTCAgccatgccattgttacctctagacttgactattccaacgctctcctggccggcctcccaccttgcaccctctaaacttgaactcatccaaaactctgctgcccatatcctaactcacaccaagtcccgctctcccatcacccctgtgctcgttggctcctggtctgcgaacgcctcgatttaaaaattctaatcctagttttcaaatccctccatggcctcgcccctccctatctctgtaacctcctccagtcctacaaccctccgagatctctgtgctcctccaattcttgcctcgtgcgcatcaccgattttaaatcactccaccattggcggccgtgtcttcatctgcctaggccctaagctctggaattccctccctaaacctctctacctttctcctttaagacgctccttaaaacctgcctctttgaccaaactgttggtcacctgccccaatccctccttatgtggctcggcgccAAATTTTTTCTGATACGGTACTTCTCAGGAGCGTTAGGacgtttactacgttaaaggtgctgtataaatataaaGTTGTTGGTATTTGctcctcaccattaagaaaatattctgatttgtctttctcggatctAATGTGGATGATCTTACACTTCCCCAcagtgaactccatctgccatagttttgcccagttagtctgtccatgtccctttgtaactttctgctcccacccaCACAACTTATTGTGCCTCCTAACGTAGCGTCATACAAAACtgttcttcatccaagtcattaatattaatACATAAATATATAGCAAAAAGcttggccccagtacagatccccggAGAATACCATTTGTCACAATCAGAGAACGtcacctttatccctactctgtctcctttcTCCTGTTAATCAATTATCgatcaaaggaaggatatattggccttggagggggtgcagcgcagattcaccagtgaTACCGGGGCTAAGTGGGTTAAActatatgaggacaggttgcataaaattggtttgtattctcttgaagttagaaggttgaggggtgatctaatcggtgTGTTTAAAAATTATActggggtttgataggatagataagagaaactatttcctctggtgggggaaatccagaacaagagggcgtaatcttaaaattagagctagtccatGTATTAGTGaagtcacacaaagggtagtggaaacctggaactctcccctcaaaaagctgtgggtcaattgaaattttcaagactgaggttgatagatttttgttgggtaaggatatcaaaggatatggaaaaaAGGCTGGTAAAtgagttgaggtactgatcagccatgatctaattgaacgacagaacaggctcgtgggtgaatggcctactcctgtttctatgcctCCATGTTTACATTATATATTTAAAATACAcaataagaggtgatctgattgaaatgtataaaattcttagagggcttgacagggtagatgccgagacgctgtttcccctggctggagagcctagaactaggggtcatagtcacaggataaggggtcggtcgtTTAGGACGGAGacgagaaaaaatttcttcactcggagggttgtgaatctttggaattctctaccagagggctgtggatgctcagtcgttgtctatattcaaggctgagatagatagatttttggactctaggggaatcaagggatatggggatcgggctggaaagtggagttgaggtcgaagatcagccatgatcttattgaatgatggagcaggctcgaggggccgtatggcctactcctgctcctatttcttgtgttcttatgtaactGCACTAATATGATACCTCTGCTAAAGAATGGAATTTTCTCAATTAAATATTTCACTACACTAAAAGTAACAGAAACAACCTGTACCACGGTCACTACAGCTAATGATTCAAACAATCTCAAGGATCACACTGAACAGCTACATTGCAACAGAAATGGCATCACTTACTGTTTTTTCTATCAACTGGATCCACTCATTcaggaagttgagaaggctgaatGCATCAGGGATATTATCTCCTTCAGAACAGAAAATCAAGAGCACCGCCAATGGGATTCCTTCAGTGCAACTACACACAAACAAAATCAGCAGGACAGTTAGCACACAGGGTCACTCGCAAACAGGTGTGGAAATATTTCTCCTTACTATAAAACTCAGCATTTCTTAGTGCCACGTATCTATACAAAAGAATAATTCACTCCTTTAGGTCCTCACTGTTGCCAAGCTTCCCTCCTTCAGCAGGACAAGATGGTTTTGGCCAGAGACTGCTCAGAACTCCAGTCCATGCTCTCTTTGGTGTGTCGGTGGGAACTAGTTGAGCCAGCTCCGAAATACCCTCAGGTAGTTTCAATACAAAGTGCTCCCTCTGGTGATCGAGCTGAGAACTGCCAAAACCCAGCTAAGAGCAAACAAGCAGCTGAGCCCAGCCGGCAGTCACAGGTTAGATTTGCGCCAGGTCTAATTGTTGGGACTCTTGGCACTTTAGTTGCGGAGCCAACAGGCAACCCCCAAAATATACATATCACATACCTGGTCAGCCAGTGAACGAAGGAAGATACTCATGAAATGGAGATTTAAACAGGGTTGTCTGAACAGAAAATCATCCAAAGGGAGTAACTGAAGTTTTGTTAGCCTTTGATTGGAATCCATCggaggttaaattggataacccctgaaaacgggcatgGGCGTGATTAACCTGCGCCGATCGGtgcaatgcaggcagcatgttacaTTCGTGccgcctgctgttttaaatgattggctgcatgcatcagcgcTGCTCCCGCTATCAGGAGTGGCTCGCggttcttaaaggcagcctgcgtctcttaaaggggaggtgcactgtggctgcaagaagcgGTGGGAGTAGTTTCAGAATTGAAtttgtgctgtgatactttgaagaatggcggCGCCTGGGAGagcgcgtgcaccaaggttcccagatgatgcgctagaggccttggtacaagaggtaaAGAGAAGGTGGGGCATCCTCTATCTGCAGGGGgggggcaggaagccctccagacatatgctgaagaggcaatgggaagtagggaggaggtaaatgtcaggagcatagcaacatggatgcagcgcaggaagaagttcaatgatttaacacaatCTGTCAAGGTGAGTcagttcaagcttcaagtggcgtcttctaccaactgcaccactagcctcctcctctgctcaattcactacatccccatcacccacctaccaacaatctctttcaatcattactcaaccgttcaaatcatatgctttatctcaccctcacacacttagcactgttgcaagcctcacacccacaactaacacactggtagctattcaaccatgacagccacgtcACCCAaataccttgcaggacactcactgacatatgtcccctctttcttgcaggagaaggtggcacataactggaggcagcaagtggcagtggctccatggaacacgaacctgctgtccacTCTCGGGATGGCAGCATTCCTGCTcaaacccctgccactccaccagtgcccgtgctgttgcctatcagctagccagcccactccctgtaaagtatggaaactttatccaagtataggaaacctccaaaaacacatacaaatgcattagcaaccagaagaaataatccagcaactaacctgtaactccagcctgatccctttaaatagcactggtggggtctTCATCCCTTCAAGCCATGtttagctgtgcgaggttaagacagtgcattggatgGAGTGGGGAGTTCCAAAATAGTAGCGTTCCACACTGATTCGCGTcacaatctccctactctacatgctgccgctgGACGTTAGGTGCACGcgcacaaacccctttaccaaggtggCGCCCTGCGCACTTCCCGTCGGAAGCATGCGCACGCATCTCGGACCTCATTGGCCACGTAGCACCTAAAAAATGGACACTAAACGGTCCAACTTCAATCCCCCATGTCTTACAGTTTCAGAAAGAGAGGCCCCAGCTGGTCATACCTTTAACAACATTCATGCATTTATTTTCAATCTTAGCTTAGTGAGAATTACCTGTCTGAGATTAAGCTGTGGATGAGCCAAGATTTCATACAGTTGATTAGGAAGTCCAAAGTCATTGTTTTCAGTCCCACCAAAATACTTTTTCCttcgcctcccccctccccctggctgATCACTCAGGCATGCAGCCTCAACGTCTGTTCAATCCAAAGCTGAGCTTCAGACCCTGTACTCTATCCACCAGCAAGATTACTTACTTCCAATACATCACAAGGCTTGTCTCCGCCTTTACCTTACCCACTGAAAACCTTACCCATCTCTGTAATCCCTAATCTTCTACAATGCCCTCTTGGTGGCTTCAcgacctccaccctccataaattccaAATTATCCAAACCTCCTGCCCTGCACTAAGCCTCACTCACCCATCCCTCGCTGACTTGTACTGGCTCCTCATCTTGGTCCAtaaatctctccaccaccttGCCCCATCTACCTAACCTTCTGCAGCACACAGGTCCTCCAGCCCTGACTCTGGTCATCGATCACTCTTCCCCTGCTCTATCTTTGCAGGGGAGCCTTCAGTTGCCTTGGCCCTAACTCTTTGGAAATTCCTCCCCAAACCCTTTGCTTCACTGCTTTCCCTCCCTGTCTTTGCAAGCCTTCTCAAGACACATCTCTTcatctaagcttttggtcacctttccttacCCTCCTCAAAAAGGTGCAGCAGCTGCTCCCTTTTCTTCCTCAAAAAGGTCCTTTTCTAaattaaagtgctatataaacacaGACTGTTGTGGCATGTCTTGGCCAGCCAGAATGCCCCACAAGTTCCTGAGTGTACATCAGCCTAGAATGCACAGTGCGTTCTGGGGCTTACAGTTCAGTAACCATACTTTTGTGTACCATACAGTAGGTGAAGCTTTGCAAATCAGCACCAAAGTAGCAGGTTGCACCAGTTTGACTTGCTTCAGGCTTGGGCAAGTTGTGGGATAAACCCAAGTAATTAGTCAGCATTTTTTGGAACTGAATTTCAGTTAAATTCCATCCCTCCAGTTCCAATGGTGCAGGGTATCAGAGATCTCAGTATAACTTTTACCACACTGCTCCCTGCAGTTAACACAGCAAAAACATCATCCCTCAGTCTGTGAGCACCACCAGGACCCAGGTCTACCACCACAGACAGAGTTAAACTCCTACCTGTCATTGTAGAGTGATTTTGTGATGCCACCTCCTGGGATGTAgatctcctgctccacctcactaATCCCAGGGAAAGCTGCTACTCTTTCCAGTTCTTTCCATTTGAGGGTCTGGAACTTATCTCCCACAATGGTCTGCAGAGAAGGTGTTGCCAAATATCGTAGCGGAGTGCTGTGAAGATGGAACGCAGTTTCTAAAGTGTTTGACCGCagaatttatttttaagtttcatgtcaatttttgtttccttTAATACTATTTACCAAGCAATTAAGAACTGCATGTGCCCTTTCTCATGTTTTATACAAATGTTAGAGTTACTACAGTTAAATGAATATCTACCCCCATCACCATCCATCAGGAAGTACTATCTCCATTTCCAACCTTCCCAAATACCCACAATCAGAAAGGTCTCCAGCTAAAAATGCTTCCCACCCTCAATATGCATGACAATCTGAAATTCCACACAAATCAGATGTGAATAAATTAATTTGCAATGGTTCTGAACTAGCTTATTGCAAAGTCAGGCTAATTAATAGTAAGTGAAatgcattaaaaataaaaatcatcaCAGGATTCCCAGACACGTAACTTTAGATTAGGTTCTTAGTTATCACGCCACTGTCTAAAATCTACAGAATACTAAATAATCCCAAACAGCCTTGTAACAAGAGTAAATATGGATAACATTTAACTAAATTAACAACAGTACAAGAACACTGGAAATGGCACACCcttgttaattgtttaatttgttcctAACTATGCAAATATAAAGCAGTCCATACTCCACTACAAGTAAAATCAGACCACATATCAGTACAAAGGCTGAAAGCTCTCATCATTATACAGACTCCTAGGTTAGTAAACATGCAAACTTGACATTATTCTGGGGAAAAAACAGCAGAGATGGGATTGCTAAGCTCATGGTGTGATATACACTTCAATCCTGCTCATAAAAAAAACCTTGTACAACAAAGAAATCTCTGGAAATTATTAGATATGAGGTAAAAACTGTTGTCCTCTCCTGCAGATGCTGATTCGTGCTGAAGTGCAGTTCCATAAGTGCCATTAGCCCTCCGGtaccccaagtggctattcttttaTTTACGAGTTTAGACAAGTGTCAGCAGGTGAGTCAACCATGGGGATATTTTttctttcgttcatgggatgtgggcgtcgctggcgagtccagcatttattgcccatccctaattgcccttgagaaggtggtggtgagccgccttcttgaaccgctgcagtccgtgtggtgaaggttctcccacagtgctgttaggaaaagagttccaggattttgatccagcgacgatgaaggaacggagatatatttccaagttgggatggtgtgtgacttggaggggaacgtgcaggtggtggtgttcccatgtgcctgctgcccttgtccatctaggtggtagaggtcgtgggtttgggaggtgctgtcgaagaagccttggcgagttgctggagtgcatcctgtggatggtacacactgcagtcactgtgtgcGGTGGTGCAGGgcgtgagtgtttagggtggtggatggggtgccaatcaagtgggctgctttgtcctggatggtgtcgagcttcttaagtgttggtggagctgcactcatccaggcaagtggagagtattccatcgcactcctgacttgtgccttgtagatgttggaaaggctttggggagtcaggaggggagtcactcgccacagaatacccagcctctgacctgctctcgtagccacagtatttatgtggctggtccagttaagtttctggtcaatggtgacccccaggatgttgatggtgggggattcggcgatggtaatgccgttgaatgtcaaggggaggtggttagactctctcttgttggagatggtcattgcctggcacgaatgttacttgccaagtattttacttgccaatcacagccaagcctgatcttcCCAGCTGTGGTCAGTTGCATAACAAACAGGAACAGCATCTTTGCTGATttattccctctcccccctcccactccagacACACTGAGGCCCGCTAAAGTGGCCCTAGACCTTGCCGAGATCAGTTAACAGCACAGAGCTAGGATCAGACCTGCATCtatggctcagtactacaccaTTCACCCACTCAACTTTTGGAGACCtcattttactatttataaagTCAAAAGTTACATTGCTGCTGAACCTACCCAACGAGCTGCCGATCAACACGATGGTGTGCGTGGCTGCTGGACAGGACCACAATTCTGCTGAACTCACTCTCTTTAAACCAGGAAAAGAGTTGCTGTCGGAATGAGCGGTGTTTACCCTATAAAGGGTGAATGAAATACTAGTTATTAACATGAAGCAAAACCAATAGCAACACAAACAAAACAGCACTATTAAAAGGCAATAATCTCAGTACCACAGCAGAAGAATGCAAAAAATAGGACTTCATTTTATTGCCTCACCAGctataaaaataaaacagaaactgAACGGTTTTTGTTTCTATCAAAGTGATTTTAGGGATTCAAACACTGTGGTACTTGTTTGGATGCCAGGGAAGGCTGCTACTCTTTCCATTCGAGGGTCTGGAACTTATCTCCCATAATGGTCTGCAGAGAAGGTGTTGCCAAATATCATAGCGGAGTGCTGTGAAGATGGAACGCGGTTTCTAAAGCATTTGACCGCagaatttatttttaagtttcatgtcaatttttgtttccttTAATACTATTTACCAAGCAATTAAGAAGAAGTGTGTGTGCCCTTTCTCATCTTTTATACAGGTGTTAGTGCTAGTACAGTTAAATGAACGCCTACCCCCATCACCTCCCACTACTTGTCCATCAGGCTTAGTTTCAGAAAGAAGGGCCCCAGCTGGTCATACCTCTTCTAAAAACACTCATGCATTTATTTTCAATCTTAGCTTAGTGAGAATCTTGGATCAGCCAAGATTTCGTACAGTTGAtcaggaagatcaaagccattgttttcagtcCCACAAAAATACTTTTTCCTTCAcctccatcctctccctggctgatcACTCAGGCCAAACTACTCTGCATGCAGCCTCAACGTCTGTTCAATCCAAAGCTGAGCTTCAGACCAGTACTTATCTCAGTCAGTACTATACAGCAGGTATAAAcaggctttggaattccctccctaaacacctccacccctctctcctcctttaagaccctccttaaccaaacttttggtcacctgcccgaaTATCTGCTTATggagctcagtatcaaattttgtctgataaagcttctgtgaagcatcttgggaccttttactatgcTAAAAGCGCTctataaatacaagctgttgttgtcACCAGTCACTCCAACTTGAAATCAAAATTTATTTGGCCTTAACAAAACTGGCTTCTGATTGTAAAAGCAGATGAAGTAGGACGAGACACCCCCTCTAGGAAGTTCAAGATGTTTGGTCTCTATTGTCCAGTTAACCCTTTCTTTGTCTCCCTTGATATTAGGGAGTTTAATACCCTGCTTATTTTAATgcaataaaacaaaagcaaagcaGCTCAATACTAAAGGAAGTCAGTCAAATGGAATTTTTTCCACCCCAAAAGTAAGAGGTCACAAGACAGGTTTGGATGAAAAAAGCCCATTCGATCTCATCCTTCCAATATAGCAACCCGACCATTTCTCCAATCAAACACctagctgtttcttaaattaGTCCAATGTCTTGACTTCAAAAGGAATGGGCTTCCTGAACCTAAAAAATTCTTGCGTTTTGAAATATGAGAGTTATTTAATGCCCTGTGAACGTCATCTCCCAGCCTTCATTTTAATATTTGGTAACGGCAAATAGCTTCATTTAAATTCCAACTGTTTTAAAACACGATGAAATAAAGACAGCAATCTCTCTATTTTGTTATACTGAATACCTGAACAATTGGGGATCGAATCTGCAGGACTGCCAACTTCTGGTCTGCTGATGCATAAACTGTAGCGTAGAGAAAATCAACATATGAAACACAAGTGGCCACCAAATTATCACATTCAAGTTTTGCTGTTGTAGGAACTAGTTTATTTATAACATATCAATTCctcaagtaaaaaaaaacttccattcTGGTCAGGAAAACGAGCAACATCAAGGACCATTCTTCTGCAATTAGAAGAAACCATATGCCGGCTCGATGTAATTATAGTAACTACATAATAACTAATTATAAtggctagagagagagaaagacttgcaaaGATAAACTTGCATTAATAAAGgaccattggaacaggagtaagtcattcagtccctcgagcatgttccgccattcaattagaccatggttgatctgtatcttaactccatttagccGCCTTAGGcaatccatatcccttaatacccttgcctaacaaaagtctatcaatgtcagttttgaaattttcaattgatcttgcCTCAACAGCTTGTTGAGGGggaaaagttccagatttccactaccatttgtgtgatgAGTTGCTTCTGGACTCTTTCCCCCACACCCaactagtttctctctatctaccctatcaaatcctttaatcatcttaaacacctcaattacatcaccccttgatcttctatagtcaagagaatacaagcctatcCTATGCAACCCATCCTCATAATtaaaccattttagccccggtatcattctggtgaatctgcgctgcaccctctccaaatatctttcctgaggtgcggtgcccagaactgaatgcagtactccagagctttatacagctgtagcataacttctaccctgttgtattccagtccccttgagataaaggccaatatttcgttagcctttttaattattgtttGTACTTGtcaactagtttttagtgatttgtgcgtggagccctaaatctctctctcaaccacagttcctagcttcttaccatttagaaaataccatgatctatctatctttctttcttcagtccaaagtggat contains the following coding sequences:
- the psmg2 gene encoding proteasome assembly chaperone 2 isoform X2; translation: MDTVFVPSGTSRANLKGYTLIMPVVSVGNVGQLTIDLIISTLGLPRVGYIHSDCLLPVVGNNPYTTTSENSAEMCISSEVYASADQKLAVLQIRSPIVQGKHRSFRQQLFSWFKESEFSRIVVLSSSHAHHRVDRQLVGMHSSNSPRLLRQHLPNPRPLPPRWTRAAGTWEHHHLHVPLQVTHHPNLEIYLRSFIVAGSKSWNSFPNSTVGEPSPHGLQRFKKAAHHHLLKGN
- the psmg2 gene encoding proteasome assembly chaperone 2 isoform X1, with the protein product MDTVFVPSGTSRANLKGYTLIMPVVSVGNVGQLTIDLIISTLGLPRVGYIHSDCLLPVVGNNPYTTTSENSAEMCISSEVYASADQKLAVLQIRSPIVQGKHRSFRQQLFSWFKESEFSRIVVLSSSHAHHRVDRQLVGTPLRYLATPSLQTIVGDKFQTLKWKELERVAAFPGISEVEQEIYIPGGGITKSLYNDSCTEGIPLAVLLIFCSEGDNIPDAFSLLNFLNEWIQLIEKTSDQHTVTRAQWKIPSSWRLLFGSGIPPALF